A genomic stretch from Octopus sinensis linkage group LG14, ASM634580v1, whole genome shotgun sequence includes:
- the LOC115219457 gene encoding growth hormone secretagogue receptor type 1-like, with protein sequence MEPFITYETSMAAIPASENVTIPERTLISCSNNDSGYTTANCTEQQSYTITPLVTPLYIKLYVGLLNGIIFSLGVSGNIFVIFIVLSVKEMRTHTNFCLINLSFTDLIYLLVCQPAAVLDFYQEEKWTLGEFMCRFVYFLENLSTSTTILTIIAISLERYFAICHPLLNYSMFSGSRVTKVILAIWLLAALVCFPFLLTSELKESSFHDGSEGYICINDIHLIWQHIYLWVILLLFFILPLFLLIILYLRIICTLLSQTLQGAADTRKNCASMKSRKQVVYILATVVTMFFLCLVPLRILILWKIYAPYEQHKSLPFVSYLNILHTVRLLTYFNSACNPIIYNLISTKFRAASMSVLRRCRSKDQYMSSNTNRLGRIGKKGICGTNQDKACGGCAKGGHRIGGGEIGGGAGGVGGTSVGQGSGSITTGLTASSTIAYQGGCHYHYTEDSNSFYDTERSKMSSTIL encoded by the exons ATGGAACCGTTCATCACTTACGAAACCTCAATGGCTGCCATTCCTGCCAGCGAAAATGTAACAATACCAGAGAGGACCCTAATCTCTTGTTCCAACAACGACAGCGGTTATACGACAGCCAACTGCACTGAACAACAATCATACACCATTACACCGTTAGTAACACCTCTTTATATCAAACTCTACGTTGGTTTACTGAACGGGATCATATTTTCTCTTGGTGTCAGCGGTAATATATTCGTTATATTTATTGTACTCAGCGTGAAGGAGATGCGTACACACACCAACTTCTGTCTAATCAACCTCAGTTTCACCGACCTAATCTATCTACTTGTTTGCCAACCGGCCGCCGTTCTGGATTTTTACCAAGAAGAAAAGTGGACATTGGGAGAATTCATGT GCAGGTTTGTGTACTTCCTGGAAAACCTGAGCACCAGTACAACCATCTTAACTATCATAGCCATCAGCTTGGAGCGATATTTTGCAATTTGTCATCCATTATTAAATTACAGCATGTTTAGCGGCTCCCGGGTCACAAAAGTGATTTTGGCAATATGGTTATTGGCTGCCTTAGTGTGTTTTCCTTTCCTGCTGACTTCAGAGCTGAAAGAATCGTCATTCCATGATGGCAGTGAAGGATATATCTGCATCAATGACATCCATTTGATATGGCAGCATATCTATCTGTGGGTGATTCTTTTGCTGTTCTTTATTCTCCCACTTTTCCTGCTGATTATTCTCTATCTTCGAATCATCTGCACTTTGCTCAGTCAGACTCTTCAGGGAGCAGCCGACACTAGAAAGAATTGTGCTTCGATGAAGTCACGAAAGCAG GTCGTCTACATACTGGCTACGGTGGTTACCATGTTCTTTCTCTGCCTGGTGCCACTGCGGATCCTGATTCTGTGGAAGATCTACGCTCCTTATGAACAACATAAGTCTCTGCCGTTCGTGTCGTACCTCAACATCCTGCATACGGTTCGACTGCTAACATACTTCAACAGTGCCTGTAACCCTATCATCTATAACCTGATTTCCACCAAATTCCGAGCAGCTTCCATGTCAGTGCTCCGAAGGTGTCGAAGCAAAGACCAGTACATGAGCTCCAACACAAATCGTTTGGGACGGATCGGAAAAAAGGGGATTTGTGGCACGAATCAAGACAAAGCTTGCGGTGGTTGCGCTAAGGGTGGCCATCGCATTGGAGGTGGTGAGATTGGTGGCGGTGCTGGGGGTGTCGGTGGCACTAGTGTCGGGCAGGGCAGTGGTAGTATTACTACAGGTCTTACTGCGAGTAGCACGATAGCTTATCAAGGTGGCTGCCATTATCACTATACGGAGGATAGTAATTCGTTTTATGACACGGAACGTTCCAAGATGTCATCCACGATACTGTGA